Genomic window (Nitrosophilus kaiyonis):
TATACTCCAAAAAAAATCTATCCAATTGTTAGCATATTTTGCAAAAAAATCTGGCTTATATACAGCATCTTTTTTGTAAAATATAGATGCAACTTTTATTTTAATATCTGGATATTTTTCTTTTATTTTATCTGTCACTTCTTTAATGGTTTCACCACTGTCTATTATATCATCTACTAATAAAATTTTTCTATATTTTTTTAAATCTGGTATGTTAAAAATTTTTATATTTTCTAATTTTTTTGTATCTTTATATCCTATAGAATTGATTGTAAATACATCCCTAATATCATAATATTCCCCTAATAAATGGGCTATTGTCATACCACCTCTTGCAATAGCAACAATTGCATCAAAATCAAAATCAATTTTTTTGATTAAAATTTTTAAATCTTTTATAAATTCATTGTAGGAATAATACTCTCTTTTCATTACCAAACTTTTATCTCATTATATAAACTATCTCTCTCAACTGGAACAAATCCACTATCTTTTATAAGATGAACAAACTCTTCTAAAGGTATTCCATACCTACTTTTTGCTCCAGCTGCACTTTGAATCGATTCTTTTTCAATTGTTCCATCTAAATCATCAGCTCCAAACTCTTGCGCAATTAAAGCAAGATTTATTGTAGATGTTGCCCAATAAGCTTTAATATGAGGAATATTATCTAAAATAAGTCTTGCTATTGCAATAGTTTTTAGATACTCTTGTCCTGTTACAAAATCTTTTACTTTTAAATAATTATTCTCTTTTTGATATATAAGAGGAATAAAACAGTTAAATCCACCTGTTTCATCTTGAAGCTCTCTTAGTCTAATCATATGATCTATTCTGTGCTCTCTATCTTCAACATGTCCAAAAAGCATAGTAGCATTACTTTTTCTTCCTCTTTTATGCCAAAGTCTGTGAATCTCAAGCCACTCCTGGCTAGTTACCTTTCCTTTACATATATAATCTCTTATCTTTTCATCAAAAATCTCTGCCCCACCTCCTGGCATACTATCAACGCCATTTTCTATCATTAAATCGATCATTTTTTCAAAACATAGATTGTGCTCTTTTGCCAAAAAATTAACTTCTGCAGCAGTTAGCGCTTTTATATGAATATTTGGAAAATTTTCTTTTATTTTTCTAAAAATTCCAAGATACCAATCAAGCCCAACTTTATCATTATGGGCTGATACAATATGAACTTCTTTTATATCTCTTTTGATTGCATCCTCAACAATTTTTAAAATCTCTTCATGAGTCATAGTATATGGATTTGGATTTTTTCTATTGGCACTAAATGCACAAAATTTACATATATCTTTACAGATATTTGTAGGATTTATATGTCTATTTATATTAAAAAAGCTCTTTTTCCCATACAATTTTTCTCTTTTTTTATATGCATATTTTCCAAGGGTAAAAATATCTAATTCATAAAGTTTTATACCATCTTCAAAATTCAATCTCTCACTGTTTTCCAATTTTTCAATAATTTCCATACATACCCTTAACGTGTTAATTGATTTTTTCGAAATTATACAAAAAAGAGTATAATTTTAGAAATTATTAAGAGATTTCTACGGAGATTTAATGGAGCTAAAGCAAAAAATAGAAGAACTTTTAAATAATAATGCTACAGAGTTTGAAATATCAAAAACAATAAAAGAATATATAAAAAACTACTTTAAAACTTTAGATGAACTTTTTAGCAAAACTCAAGGAAAAGATTTTTTAGTTAAACATACAAAATATATAGATTTAATTATTACATCGATTTATAAAGTTGCTATAAGAAAAATGTTTGGTCTTTATGTTCCAATGAGCAATTCAATTCCTATAACACTTGTTGCTCTTGGCAGCTATGGTAGGGAGCAGATGGCTCCATATTCAGATATTGATCTTATGATAGTTTATGAAGATATTGAAGGATATAATGTAAAAGCTTTAATTGAAAAAATACTATATATTATTTGGGATACGAAATTAAAGCTAGGGCATAGAGTTCACAAATTGGATGAATTGAAAGAAGTTTCAAAAAAAGACAATACTATTAAAACAGCTATATTAGAATCAAGATATATATGTGGATCAAAATATTTATGGTTTAAGATAGAAAATGAATTAAATAAAATCAGACAGGATAACCCAAAAGAGTTTATTTTTCAAAAAATTAAAGAAGCAGATAGAAGAAGAGAAAAATATCCTATATCAATGGAGCCAAATATTAAAGAAGGTGTTGGATCATTAAGAGATGCTAATCTACTTTATTGGATTGGAAATGTTTTATATGGAATTGATTCTTTAAAAAATTTAACTGGAAAAGTTTTTAGTGATGATGAGTACAAAGAGTTTAGAATTGCTCTTGAGTGGCTTTTTAAAATAAGAGTGGCTTTACATCTTGTTGCAAAAAAGAAAGAAGATAGACTACTTTTACAATATATTCCAGATGTAGCTAAAAGATTATCTATAAAAAGCAAAAATGAAAAAAAAGCTCAGCAAATTGTTGTATCAAGAACTCTTCAAGCTTTATATATTATTGATAGTTTTTCACAAATATTTTTAAAAAAAATGATAAGAAAACTTCTATTTACACCCAAA
Coding sequences:
- a CDS encoding phosphoribosyltransferase, which gives rise to MKREYYSYNEFIKDLKILIKKIDFDFDAIVAIARGGMTIAHLLGEYYDIRDVFTINSIGYKDTKKLENIKIFNIPDLKKYRKILLVDDIIDSGETIKEVTDKIKEKYPDIKIKVASIFYKKDAVYKPDFFAKYANNWIDFFWSIDLKAKNDIDDR
- the mqnE gene encoding aminofutalosine synthase MqnE; the encoded protein is MEIIEKLENSERLNFEDGIKLYELDIFTLGKYAYKKREKLYGKKSFFNINRHINPTNICKDICKFCAFSANRKNPNPYTMTHEEILKIVEDAIKRDIKEVHIVSAHNDKVGLDWYLGIFRKIKENFPNIHIKALTAAEVNFLAKEHNLCFEKMIDLMIENGVDSMPGGGAEIFDEKIRDYICKGKVTSQEWLEIHRLWHKRGRKSNATMLFGHVEDREHRIDHMIRLRELQDETGGFNCFIPLIYQKENNYLKVKDFVTGQEYLKTIAIARLILDNIPHIKAYWATSTINLALIAQEFGADDLDGTIEKESIQSAAGAKSRYGIPLEEFVHLIKDSGFVPVERDSLYNEIKVW